A window of Tripterygium wilfordii isolate XIE 37 chromosome 7, ASM1340144v1, whole genome shotgun sequence contains these coding sequences:
- the LOC120002047 gene encoding protein SHORT ROOT IN SALT MEDIUM 1-like yields the protein MYSSRASNAYGQSYGGQSGYSQNPGSAYSGSSVVGPDMGSQHPLSSRHPSILSNSQEADIVRYRPHPLSAAHYGGQYGSVYGSTALTTAQQVPAINAKGTGPSALEGRGFYSSALPDSPKFASRDYVSSSSHGYSHKGNQIFAEKISDYPAMDRRQYSDRQGAYMVRDLQGEPTGRYIDSVGLSTQHQPDIYDQIDQASRLRQEHLLKSQSLQSPSLDGSARQIDYLAARGAAGRHSAQDTVSYGGRMDADPHSSSMLNASSYDGQHAPSILGAAPRRNVDDLLYPQSSSNPGYGVSLPPGRDYGTGKGLHGTSLESDYPGSSLLRGGVPRIDEQRDDKATYLREFERREEERRRDHLREREKEREREKERERDRDRERARERDRERDRERDRERKRKHDRERILELREKERERERKRGIEPRRERTPPRPSTDHRSSSLIKEGKSLRRDSLSHEVLHRRHSPVKEKRREYVCKVHSFSLAAEERDYLSIDKRYPRLFIAPEFTKAVMHWPKQNLKLSIHTPVSFEHDFVEADNVAELTNPSSEPLAEDRVKLAHGSTVWNAKIILMSGLSKNALEALSSERIFNDRVPHICNILRFAVLKRDRSFMAIGGPWSSADGGDPSVDDSALIRTALRYAKDVIRLDLQSCRHWNRFLEIHYDRVGKDGFFSHKEVTVLFLPDLSECLPSWDTWQDQWLAHKKAFSERERELHLQKEKIQERKERLKGVNKSDKNSESASSGEAVEVNKAKEGNSMKGIAGEGQCDEHEKKYGTKDGGMNEGGKIVEKEQGEAGAQTAGSAKPGKKKIIRKIVKHKVAGKKLENTGGKKDSLDEKDVGEKDAQLETSSEQNKSSAKPGEISTFVRRKVTKKVTVCSIAEETDKDVQPEIKATNDADCSEDKPKDKSDPGSTSIVKDATTKTTIKKKIIKRAPKKKATGVEPSDTEPVEKHAADAVEDASEVKKSTKKVVSKKKKAAVADKKDNVSISCKTTVVAEKEDKMSAEESDIKNGSGAVVEMEAEKKKTTLKVDQVGNRGKPKDKKEKKDMDGNDESRSKSGKEVKGKRKLEELPRHPGLILQTKGSNDSKLRSLSLSLDSLLEYTDKDIEESTFELSLFAESICEMLQYQMGSRILLFLQNLRKRFVMKRNQRKRLREEKHEDKNDKKSPSKLLKTNELPVKSKPINSGMSNAAQPDDEKAAAQPGDETAAAQSGDEKAAAQPDDAKIMADEGRSAELIEDTKLEYESDVEEDPEEDPEEYPEEYDEVEDPNGGSDSNEMNLGEGKTEEDAELEKVKVNKNDDPRQSAKEIIDMEVDQAIPKFDVDSPDKVESKVESEKKEPLTRKVAVVDKELLQAFRFFDRNQVGYLRVEDLRLIIHNLGKFLSHRDVKELVQSALLESNTGRDDRVLYNKLLRM from the exons ATGTATTCCTCTCGAGCGAGTAATGCCTATGGGCAATCATATGGCGGCCAATCTGGGTATTCTCAAAAC CCGGGGTCTGCATATTCTGGGAGTTCTGTAGTCGGGCCAGATATGGGCTCCCAACATCCCCTGTCTTCTCGGCATCCGTCAATACTAAGCAATTCGCAGGAAGCTGACATTGTTAGGTATCGACCTCATCCTTTATCCGCAGCACACTATGGGGGCCAATATGGATCTGTGTATGGGTCAACTGCTTTGACAACTGCTCAACAG GTTCCTGCAATTAATGCCAAGGGAACTGGTCCATCAGCTTTGGAAGGTCGTGGGTTCTATTCCTCTGCACTGCCTGATTCACCTAAGTTTGCATCTCGTGACTATGTCTCGTCGTCAAGCCATGGATACAGTCACAAAGGTAATCAAATATTTGCAGAGAAGATTTCAGATTATCCTGCAATGGACAGACGGCAGTACAGTGATCGACAAGGTGCTTATATGGTTAGGGACTTGCAAGGAGAACCAACTGGAAGATATATTGATTCTGTTGGTTTATCTACTCAACACCAG CCAGATATTTATGATCAAATTGATCAAGCGTCACGTCTTCGGCAAGAACATCTGCTAAAATCTCAGTCACTGCAATCTCCTTCTCTTGATGGGAGTGCCAG ACAAATTGATTATCTTGCAGCGAGGGGTGCTGCTGGTCGTCATTCCGCTCAAGATACTGTATCTTATGGAGGAAGAATGGATGCTGACCCTCACAGTTCATCAATGCTCAATGCCTCTTCATATGATGGGCAGCATGCTCCTTCTATATTGGGGGCAGCACCACGAAGAAATGTGGATGATCTCTTGTATCCACAAAGTTCATCAAATCCAGGTTATGGAGTAAGCTTGCCTCCTGGTAGGGACTATGGCACCGGAAAAGGGCTTCATGGCACATCTCTGGAGTCAGATTACCCGGGTAGTTCGTTGTTGCGTGGTGGTGTTCCAAGGATTGATGAGCAAAGGGATGACAAGGCTACGTATCTTCGAGAATTTGAACGTAGAGAGGAGGAGCGACGTCGGGACCATTTGCGTGAgagggagaaagaaagagaaagggaGAAGGAGCGTGAACGCGATCGTGATCGTGAACGTGCACGGGAGCGAGATCGTGAAAGAGATCGAGAACGAGATAGAGAACGGAAAAGAAAACATGATAGGGAACGCATCTTGGAGTTGCGAGAAAAGGAAAGGGAGCGAGAACGCAAACGCGGGATTGAACCTCGACGTGAACGAACTCCACCAAGACCGTCCACGGATCATCGCAGTTCTTCTTTGATAAAGGAGGGGAAATCATTACGACGGGATTCCTTAAGCCATGAAGTTCTGCATAG GCGCCACTCACCTgttaaagaaaaaaggagagaatatGTCTGCAAG GTTCATTCATTCAGTTTGGCAGCTGAGGAAAGGGATTATTTGTCCATTGATAAGCGGTATCCCAGACTTTTCATAGCTCCAGAATTTACCAAA GCTGTCATGCATTGGCCAAAGCAGAACCTTAAACTTTCAATCCATACTCCTGTCAG TTTTGAACATGATTTTGTTGAAGCCGACAATGTAGCTGAGTTGACAAATCCCTCCAGTGAGCCTTTAGCTGAGGATCGTGTGAAACTGGCTCATGGAAGCACAGTTTGGAATGCAAAG ATTATTTTAATGAGTGGACTTAGCAAGAATGCTCTGGAAGCTTTGTCGTCTGAGAGAATCTTTAATGACCGCGTACCCCATATTTGCAATATACTTAGATTTGCTGTCCTTAAAAGGGACCGCTCTTTCATGGCAATTGGTGGTCCATGGAGTTCTGCTGATGGTGGTGACCCATCAGTTGATGATTCTGCTTTAATTCGAACTGCCCTGAG ataTGCAAAGGATGTCATTCGACTCGATCTGCAATCCTGCCGTCATTGGAATCGTTTTCTTGAG ATACACTATGACAGAGTTGGGAAGGATGGGTTCTTTAGTCATAAAGAGGTCACTGTACTTTTCCTTCCTGATTTGTCTGAATGTCTTCCTTCATGGGATACGTGGCAAGATCAGTGGCTTGCTCATAAGAAGGCTTTttctgaaagagagagagaacttcATTTGCAAAAAGAG AAAATTcaagagagaaaggaaaggCTTAAAG GCGTGAACAAATCAGACAAAAACAGTGAGTCAGCATCTTCTGGAGAGGCAGTGGAAGTCAACAAGGCAAAAGAAGGGAATTCGATGAAAGGTATTGCAGGTGAGGGACAATGTGATGAACATGAAAAGAAGTATGGAACAAAGGATGGGGGCATGAACGAAGGAGGCAAGATTGTTGAGAAGGAACAGGGAGAAGCAGGTGCTCAGACAGCTGGCAGTGCAAAGCCTGGAAAAAAGAAGATTATAAGGAAGATTGTCAAGCACAAGGTTGCCGGTAAAAAACTTGAGAATACTGGTGGCAAAAAGGACTCCTTAGATGAGAAGGATGTTGGAGAAAAAGATGCACAACTGGAGACCTCGAGTGAACAGAATAAATCTTCAGCTAAACCTGGTGAGATTAGCACTTTTGTAAGGAGAAAAGTTACAAAAAAGGTTACTGTGTGTAGTATTGCCGAAGAAACAGATAAGGATGTGCAGCCTGAGATAAAAGCCACCAATGATGCTGACTGCTCTGAAGACAAACCAAAGGATAAATCTGATCCTGGAAGCACTTCAATTGTGAAAGATGCTACTACAAAAACAAccataaagaagaaaattattaAGAGGGCACCCAAGAAAAAAGCAACTGGTGTAGAGCCAAGCGATACTGAACCAGTTGAAAAGCATGCTGCAGATGCAGTAGAAGATGCAAGTGAAGTCAAGAAATCCACCAAGAAAGTagtttctaaaaagaaaaaagcagcaGTTGCTGACAAGAAAGATAATGTGTCCATTTCATGTAAGACTACTGTTGTGGCTGAAAAGGAGGATAAGATGTCTGCAGAGGAAAGTGATATAAAAAATGGCTCGGGGGCTGTAGTTGAGATGGAGgctgagaagaagaaaactacTCTGAAGGTTGATCAAGTTGGCAATAGAGGAAAGCCAaaagacaagaaagaaaaaaaggacaTGGATGGGAACGATGAGTCTAGAAGCAAGTCTGGTAAAGAAgtgaaaggaaagagaaaacTTGAAGAACTTCCCCGTCACCCTGGGTTGATATTACAAACAAAAGGGAGCAATGACTCTAAG CTGCGTTCATTATCATTGTCATTGGATTCCTTATTGGAATACACTGATAAGGACATTGAGGAATCAACATTTGAG CTTTCATTATTTGCGGAATCAATTTGTGAAATGCTTCAATATCAAATGGGCTCTCGAATTTTACTGTTTCTGCAG AACTTGCGAAAAAGGTTTGTGATGAAAAGAAATCAACGCAAGAGGCTACGGGAAGAAAAGCACGAGGACAAAAATGACAAGAAATCACCATCGAAGCTTCTGAAAACCAATGAACTTCCTGTGAAAAGCAAACCAATTAATTCTGGAATGTCAAATGCAGCTCAACCAGATGATGAAAAAGCTGCAGCTCAACCAGGTGATGAAACAGCTGCAGCTCAATCAGGTGATGAAAAAGCTGCAGCTCAACCTGATGATGCCAAAATTATGGCTGATGAGGGTAGATCTGCAGAGCTTATTGAAGATACAAAACTGGAATATGAATCTGATGTTGAGGAGGACCCAGAGGAAGATCCAGAGGAATATCCTGAAGAATATGATGAGGTGGAGGATCCAAATGGTGGATCTGATTCTAACGAG ATGAACTTAGGAGAAGGGAAGACTGAGGAGGATGCTGAGCTTGAAAAGGTGAAAGTGAATAAAAATGATGATCCCAGACAATCTGCCAAGGAAATTATTGATATGGAAGTTGACCAGGCAATACCCAAGTTTGATGTGGATTCACCTGATAAAGTAGAGTCCAAGGTGGAGTCAGAGAAGAAAGAGCCTCTGACAAGGAAGGTGGCCGTGGTTGATAAAGAGCTATTGCAG GCATTTAGGTTCTTTGACCGGAATCAAGTAGGCTACCTAAGA gTCGAGGACTTGAGGTTGATTATCCACAACTTGGGGAAATTTCTCTCGCACAGGGATGTCAAG GAACTTGTGCAAAGTGCGTTGTTGGAGAGCAATACCGGAAGGGATGACCGCGTTCTCTACAATAAACTCTTGAGGATGTGA